A window of the Pseudomonas fluorescens genome harbors these coding sequences:
- a CDS encoding LysR substrate-binding domain-containing protein, which produces MGRQLHAQTYVWLQVFSCAARHLSFTRCAEELHITPGAVSQQIRQLEERLGFRLFHRRARGVELSAEGQRLAITVNEAYGSIDAELRRLDAGMISGILRLRSIPSFLSKWLTPRLPRLQQRYPDIQLRLVAEDSSVPLHEGDFDLAIDLNDGSYPGLLSTALLDEQIFPVCAPGLLRGRPPLHGPADLVHFPLLHDITAWRGSYEYAEWEFYLNAIGFEGADVRRGHTFNRNHLTIEAAIAGMGVAIARRTLLNDELERGTLIVPFGISVPNHKRYVLLYAPGALSHPGVRAVHDWLVEEAGIFRSLHPLGDGQL; this is translated from the coding sequence ATGGGCCGTCAATTGCATGCCCAGACTTACGTCTGGCTGCAGGTGTTTTCCTGTGCCGCGCGGCACCTGTCGTTCACCCGTTGTGCCGAAGAACTGCACATCACGCCGGGAGCGGTCAGCCAACAAATCCGACAACTGGAAGAGCGTCTGGGCTTTCGCCTGTTTCACCGTCGCGCACGGGGTGTGGAGCTGAGTGCGGAAGGGCAGCGACTGGCGATTACGGTCAACGAGGCTTATGGCAGCATCGATGCGGAACTGCGTCGCCTGGATGCGGGGATGATCAGCGGGATTCTGCGGCTGCGCTCGATTCCGTCGTTCCTCAGCAAATGGCTGACTCCGCGCCTGCCACGCCTGCAACAGCGCTACCCGGATATTCAGTTGCGGCTGGTGGCCGAGGACAGCAGTGTGCCGTTGCATGAAGGGGACTTCGACCTGGCCATCGACTTGAACGACGGCAGCTATCCGGGACTGTTATCCACAGCCTTGCTCGATGAGCAGATTTTCCCGGTATGTGCGCCGGGCCTGCTGCGCGGACGGCCGCCGCTGCACGGGCCGGCGGATCTGGTGCACTTCCCGCTGCTGCACGACATCACCGCCTGGCGCGGCAGCTATGAATACGCGGAGTGGGAGTTTTATCTGAATGCCATCGGTTTCGAGGGCGCCGATGTGCGGCGCGGACACACGTTCAATCGCAATCACCTGACCATCGAGGCGGCGATTGCCGGCATGGGCGTGGCGATTGCCCGGCGCACGTTGCTTAACGACGAGCTGGAGCGAGGGACGTTGATCGTGCCGTTCGGGATTTCGGTGCCCAATCACAAGCGCTATGTATTGCTTTATGCGCCGGGGGCGCTGAGCCATCCGGGCGTGCGGGCGGTGCATGACTGGCTGGTGGAAGAGGCGGGGATTTTCCGCAGCCTGCACCCGTTGGGTGATGGCCAATTGTGA
- a CDS encoding HPF/RaiA family ribosome-associated protein — protein MQIQVNSDNHIQSSKRLEEWVRTTIESTLDRYEEDLTRVEVHLSDENGDKPGPHDLRCQLEARPKGHQPISVTHKADSLEQAIDGAAEKLEHALEHLFGKLRGKPRAAVVPFTSKANDKLLAEEFDENEQAAINS, from the coding sequence ATGCAAATCCAAGTCAACAGCGACAACCATATTCAAAGCAGCAAACGACTGGAGGAGTGGGTACGCACCACAATTGAGAGCACGCTCGACCGTTATGAGGAAGACCTGACCCGTGTCGAAGTCCATCTGAGCGACGAGAACGGTGACAAGCCGGGTCCCCATGACCTGCGCTGCCAACTGGAAGCGCGGCCAAAAGGCCATCAACCGATTTCCGTCACCCACAAAGCCGATTCGCTGGAACAGGCGATCGATGGTGCAGCCGAAAAACTGGAGCACGCGCTGGAGCACCTGTTTGGCAAACTGCGCGGCAAACCGCGAGCCGCTGTGGTGCCATTCACAAGCAAAGCCAATGACAAACTGTTGGCGGAAGAGTTTGACGAGAACGAACAGGCAGCGATCAACAGTTGA